From the genome of Solidesulfovibrio carbinolicus, one region includes:
- a CDS encoding flagellar hook protein FlgE, translating to MSSIWTGVSGLLTYSQGIATTGNNLANVNTVGYKSSRMLFADMISTMAGGTSDGSQIGTGVQVGSIALQTSVGSLQDASNSTDLAITGERGYFIVKDAANDKTYYTRAGDFNFDKNGSLMSATGCNVQGWAVDQDAILKAKRNNVILSEVPTTGTVTDITIKDFTIDPQATGTMEVVTNLDSQSSVGELDATDPYFTMFKNYDATNDTPVADSDYQATIKIYDSDGVAHTATVYYSKTSDNSGKEYWEYMVTVPPEEDGSATTSGTTKAGVLMVGTLTFSAQGVLENQTAFTPNGSDPTSLSNWTQASLTSSGVPEFSATFKSASNGSALPSQTIAFKTGLSSTDGSWNSGSAANAGAIGTQASLNLGYNPSATLNAVYCTTNYATSSYTQTSQQDGYAKGEMTATNVDENGVLWGSFTNGQTKALYVLALADFTNPTDLYRNGNNLLTPTTESGKASVGRANSGVFDSIAGNTLESSNVDMASEMVNLIVNQRAFQANSKVVTTAESLMETALQIKK from the coding sequence ATGAGCTCGATCTGGACAGGCGTGAGCGGACTGCTCACATACAGCCAGGGCATCGCCACCACCGGCAACAACCTGGCTAACGTCAATACCGTGGGCTACAAGTCCTCGCGGATGCTTTTTGCCGACATGATCAGCACCATGGCCGGCGGCACTTCCGACGGCAGCCAGATCGGCACCGGCGTCCAGGTCGGCTCCATCGCCTTGCAGACCTCCGTGGGCAGCCTTCAGGACGCCAGCAATTCCACCGACCTCGCCATTACCGGCGAGCGTGGTTATTTCATCGTCAAGGACGCCGCCAACGACAAGACGTATTATACCCGGGCCGGCGACTTCAATTTCGACAAAAACGGCAGCCTCATGTCCGCTACAGGCTGCAATGTCCAAGGCTGGGCCGTGGACCAGGACGCCATTCTCAAGGCCAAGCGCAACAATGTTATTTTATCTGAAGTGCCAACAACGGGTACTGTTACCGACATTACTATCAAAGATTTTACTATAGATCCGCAAGCCACGGGAACCATGGAGGTCGTCACCAACCTCGACAGCCAAAGCAGCGTTGGGGAACTCGACGCCACCGACCCGTATTTCACCATGTTCAAGAACTATGACGCCACCAACGACACGCCCGTGGCCGACTCCGACTATCAGGCGACCATCAAGATTTACGATTCCGATGGCGTGGCCCACACGGCCACGGTCTACTACTCCAAGACCAGCGACAATTCCGGCAAGGAATACTGGGAATACATGGTGACTGTGCCTCCCGAAGAGGACGGCAGCGCCACGACCTCTGGCACGACCAAGGCCGGCGTGCTCATGGTCGGCACTCTGACCTTCTCCGCCCAGGGCGTGCTGGAAAACCAAACGGCGTTCACCCCAAACGGCAGCGACCCCACGAGCCTGTCCAACTGGACCCAGGCCAGCCTGACGTCCTCGGGCGTGCCGGAGTTTTCGGCCACGTTCAAGTCCGCCTCCAACGGCTCGGCCCTGCCCTCCCAGACCATCGCTTTCAAGACAGGGCTGTCGTCCACCGACGGCAGCTGGAATTCGGGCAGCGCCGCCAATGCCGGGGCCATCGGCACGCAAGCCTCCCTCAACCTCGGCTACAACCCCTCCGCCACCCTAAACGCGGTCTACTGCACCACGAACTACGCCACCTCGTCTTATACTCAGACATCCCAGCAGGATGGCTACGCCAAGGGCGAGATGACCGCCACCAACGTGGATGAAAACGGCGTTTTGTGGGGGAGCTTCACCAACGGCCAGACCAAGGCCCTCTACGTTCTGGCCCTGGCCGACTTCACCAACCCCACCGACCTCTACCGCAACGGCAACAACCTGCTCACGCCCACGACCGAATCCGGCAAGGCCTCCGTCGGCCGGGCCAATTCCGGTGTTTTTGACAGCATTGCCGGCAATACCCTGGAGTCGTCCAACGTGGACATGGCTTCGGAGATGGTCAACCTCATCGTCAACCAGCGGGCCTTCCAAGCCAATTCCAAGGTGGTGACCACGGCCGAGTCCCTCATGGAGACGGCCTTGCAGATCAAGAAGTAG
- a CDS encoding CgeB family protein has protein sequence MAGHGVLRVLVVLPMYGGSLPVGRFCLSALRELGHVAEAFEAPDFYGAFSALKDLRVTADRLEYLENSFLQVVSQAICAKVETFEPDLVLALAQAPLSRQALKRLRRDGVKTAMWFVEDFRLFTYWEAFAPYYDAFAVIQKEPFPERLAAVGQENVLYLPMAADPAVHRPLDLSPVERRTFGAGVSFMGAGYPNRRLAFAQLLDFDLGIFGSDWDGDPALSDRIRLGGRRVTTEESVKIFNAAVVNLNLHSSINPRELVPTGDFVNPRTFELALCGAFQLVSDRALLPELFTENELARFATMGELREKLAYYLNRHEERAALAERARTRALAEHTYVMRMEHLLGFVAERFPGWPVERAGAEAALAVLPEPLRGETAALLGELSLPADVGFADLIAAVRLRQGRLTPLETSLLFLDEWKRQYGG, from the coding sequence ATGGCTGGTCACGGCGTACTGCGGGTTCTGGTCGTGCTGCCTATGTACGGCGGCTCGCTGCCGGTGGGGCGATTTTGCCTGTCGGCCCTGCGGGAGCTTGGCCATGTGGCCGAGGCCTTCGAGGCCCCGGACTTTTACGGCGCGTTTTCGGCTCTGAAAGACTTGCGGGTCACGGCCGACCGCCTGGAATACCTGGAAAACAGCTTCCTCCAGGTGGTCTCCCAGGCCATCTGCGCCAAGGTCGAGACCTTCGAGCCCGATCTGGTCCTGGCCCTGGCCCAGGCGCCGTTGTCGCGCCAGGCCTTAAAGCGCCTGCGCCGCGACGGCGTGAAAACGGCCATGTGGTTCGTGGAGGACTTCCGCCTCTTCACCTATTGGGAAGCCTTTGCCCCGTACTACGACGCCTTCGCGGTCATTCAGAAGGAGCCTTTCCCCGAACGCCTGGCCGCCGTGGGCCAAGAGAACGTCCTCTACCTGCCCATGGCCGCCGATCCGGCCGTGCACCGCCCCTTGGACCTTTCGCCGGTGGAGCGGCGCACGTTCGGCGCGGGCGTGTCGTTCATGGGCGCGGGTTATCCCAACCGCCGGCTGGCCTTTGCCCAGCTGCTCGATTTCGATCTCGGCATCTTCGGCAGCGACTGGGACGGCGACCCGGCCCTGTCGGACAGGATTCGCCTGGGCGGGCGTCGCGTCACCACCGAGGAATCGGTCAAGATCTTCAACGCCGCCGTGGTCAACCTCAACCTCCACTCCAGCATCAACCCGCGCGAGCTGGTGCCGACCGGGGATTTCGTCAATCCGCGCACCTTCGAGCTGGCCCTATGCGGGGCTTTTCAACTCGTCAGCGACCGGGCGCTGTTGCCCGAGCTTTTTACCGAGAACGAACTGGCCCGGTTTGCCACCATGGGAGAGCTTCGGGAAAAGCTGGCTTATTACCTTAATAGGCACGAAGAGCGCGCCGCCTTGGCCGAACGGGCCAGGACCCGGGCTCTGGCCGAGCACACCTATGTCATGCGCATGGAACATCTGCTGGGATTCGTGGCCGAACGCTTTCCCGGCTGGCCGGTCGAGCGGGCGGGGGCCGAGGCGGCCCTGGCCGTGCTTCCCGAACCGCTTCGCGGCGAGACGGCGGCGCTGCTTGGCGAACTGTCGCTGCCGGCCGACGTGGGCTTTGCCGATCTTATCGCCGCCGTGCGCCTGCGCCAGGGGCGACTGACGCCGCTGGAGACGTCGCTGCTGTTTCTGGACGAGTGGAAACGCCAGTACGGCGGCTAG
- a CDS encoding glycosyltransferase family 9 protein — MARFLVLQLARLGDLLQTRRLLAGLFAQIGADGSGGEVHLAVDASLAALAGRLYPHARVHALPAHAGPGRAPAAVALAVRRACGELAAIPFDQVFCLNFSPLGMAISALFPPEVQRGYRQFSGQPDKDRLLRLVFRLTRERRAAGLNLADIWAHLDDAPLPAALVNPPAAPRGGGLGVALAGRMARRSLPPEILAPIVRTAFRASGAQRLTLLGTAAQASEARALVKQLDPATASACQDLTGRTGLGELSEVVAGLDRLLTPDTGAMHLAAFHGVPVTAFFLSSAWCHETGPYGVGHEVWQSVVACAPCLESVPCDKGHVCRLPFADPALLRLLGGSAKAGAPAGLALFRTDCDGLGAVCRLERGQDTSEAGRRAFRAFAARHLAGEDAALAQGTPEAGLAERFFLETDWMLPPPGRDAVGEE, encoded by the coding sequence ATGGCACGATTTCTCGTCTTGCAACTGGCCCGTCTGGGCGACCTGCTCCAGACCCGGCGGCTTCTGGCCGGCCTTTTCGCCCAGATCGGGGCGGACGGCTCGGGCGGCGAGGTCCATCTGGCCGTGGACGCTTCCCTGGCCGCCCTGGCCGGCCGGCTCTATCCCCATGCCCGGGTCCACGCCCTGCCGGCCCATGCCGGTCCCGGGCGCGCTCCGGCCGCCGTAGCCCTGGCCGTGCGCCGGGCCTGCGGCGAGCTTGCGGCCATCCCCTTTGACCAGGTCTTTTGCCTCAATTTCTCGCCCCTGGGCATGGCGATCTCGGCGCTTTTCCCGCCCGAGGTCCAGCGCGGCTACCGCCAGTTCTCCGGCCAGCCCGACAAGGACCGGCTCCTGCGGCTGGTCTTTCGCCTGACCCGGGAGCGCCGGGCGGCCGGGCTCAATCTGGCCGACATCTGGGCCCATCTTGATGACGCTCCCCTGCCTGCCGCCCTGGTCAATCCGCCGGCCGCGCCGCGCGGCGGCGGGCTTGGCGTGGCCCTGGCCGGCCGCATGGCCCGACGTTCCCTGCCGCCGGAAATCCTGGCCCCCATCGTGCGCACGGCGTTTCGGGCCAGCGGGGCACAGCGGCTGACGCTGCTCGGCACCGCCGCCCAGGCCTCCGAGGCCCGGGCGCTTGTCAAACAGCTCGACCCGGCAACGGCTTCGGCCTGCCAGGACCTGACCGGCCGAACAGGACTTGGCGAACTCAGCGAGGTGGTCGCAGGCCTGGACCGGCTGCTCACGCCCGACACCGGGGCCATGCACCTGGCCGCCTTTCACGGCGTGCCGGTGACCGCCTTTTTCCTGTCCTCGGCCTGGTGCCACGAGACCGGCCCTTACGGCGTGGGGCACGAGGTCTGGCAGTCGGTGGTTGCCTGCGCGCCCTGCCTGGAGTCGGTCCCCTGCGACAAGGGCCATGTCTGCCGGCTGCCTTTTGCCGATCCCGCCTTGTTGCGGCTGCTCGGCGGTTCGGCCAAGGCCGGGGCCCCGGCCGGGCTGGCGCTTTTCCGCACCGACTGCGACGGCCTGGGGGCGGTGTGCCGCCTGGAGCGCGGCCAGGATACGTCCGAGGCTGGCCGCCGGGCGTTTCGGGCCTTTGCCGCCCGCCATCTGGCCGGGGAGGACGCGGCCCTGGCCCAGGGGACGCCCGAGGCGGGCCTGGCCGAACGCTTTTTTCTGGAAACGGACTGGATGCTGCCGCCGCCCGGGCGGGACGCGGTCGGAGAGGAGTAG
- a CDS encoding precorrin-2 dehydrogenase/sirohydrochlorin ferrochelatase family protein has translation MRYYPIYVNLHGKRCLVVGAGQVGRRKIATLAECGAEEILVIDLAAAEACAELLSHPAVVFACRPYETADLDGRFLVIASTDDEALNWRISRECAERGIPCNIVDQPEKCSFIVPALFTQGDLTVAISTGGSSPALARKIRQGLGEFLGSEYGALLILMSRLRPMVLGLGLGSPANSKLFRELVNSPLLEALEQADAARAETILRDILPATLHGEAAGLVAGALAHAGA, from the coding sequence ATGCGGTATTATCCTATTTACGTCAATCTGCACGGCAAGCGCTGCCTGGTGGTGGGCGCGGGCCAGGTCGGACGGCGCAAGATCGCCACCCTGGCCGAATGCGGGGCCGAGGAAATCCTCGTCATCGACTTGGCTGCGGCCGAGGCCTGCGCCGAGCTGTTGTCGCATCCGGCAGTGGTCTTCGCCTGCCGGCCCTATGAGACGGCCGACCTCGACGGCCGGTTTCTGGTCATCGCCTCCACCGACGACGAGGCGCTTAACTGGCGCATCAGCCGGGAGTGCGCCGAGCGCGGCATTCCCTGCAACATCGTCGATCAGCCGGAAAAATGCAGCTTCATCGTGCCGGCGCTGTTTACCCAGGGCGACCTGACCGTGGCCATCTCCACGGGCGGCTCCTCACCGGCCCTGGCCCGCAAGATCCGCCAAGGCCTGGGCGAATTTCTCGGCTCGGAATACGGGGCGCTGCTTATCCTCATGAGCCGGCTGCGGCCCATGGTGCTGGGGCTGGGCCTGGGATCGCCGGCCAATTCCAAGCTTTTCCGGGAGCTGGTCAACTCCCCCCTGCTCGAAGCCCTGGAACAGGCCGACGCCGCCCGGGCCGAAACCATCCTCCGGGACATCTTGCCCGCCACGCTTCACGGCGAGGCGGCCGGACTTGTTGCGGGAGCCCTTGCCCATGCCGGCGCTTAA
- a CDS encoding cytochrome C assembly family protein — translation MPALNIVFLLVVAGYLLGAAAYLLGVVTARQPLRRAGRWLTLIGFACHTLDLVMLLGIEGGMAFLSGEFYFNLLAWSALAICLFLWWRLRLGMLGLLASPLALFLFLSSQAVTAARVPLPKALGGLFFGLHIGSLFLAISLLAMACGAGAAYLYLERKIKTKERLGGFAKALPALSTCDTVNRWAVAAGFPLYTLGLLSGFVWAKLTWNRIFSYDPKEVTAICIWLLFAFLFHQRLVLGWQGRKPARMAIWLFGLTLVSMLVINFFMPTHHSFARYIDGAADLPVWPQP, via the coding sequence ATGCCGGCGCTTAACATCGTTTTTCTGCTGGTCGTGGCCGGCTACCTGCTGGGCGCGGCGGCCTATCTCCTGGGCGTGGTCACGGCCAGGCAGCCGCTGCGGCGAGCCGGACGCTGGCTGACCCTTATCGGCTTTGCCTGCCACACCCTGGATCTCGTCATGCTCCTGGGCATCGAGGGCGGCATGGCCTTTTTGTCCGGGGAATTCTATTTCAATCTGCTGGCCTGGAGCGCGCTAGCCATCTGCCTCTTTCTCTGGTGGCGGCTGCGCCTGGGGATGCTGGGGCTTTTGGCCTCGCCCCTGGCCCTGTTCCTCTTTCTGTCCTCCCAGGCGGTCACGGCGGCCCGGGTGCCCCTGCCCAAGGCTTTGGGCGGGCTCTTTTTCGGGCTGCACATCGGTTCGCTTTTCCTGGCCATCAGCCTGCTGGCCATGGCCTGCGGGGCCGGAGCGGCCTACCTGTACCTGGAACGCAAGATCAAGACCAAGGAGAGGCTCGGCGGGTTCGCCAAGGCCCTGCCGGCTCTTTCCACCTGCGATACGGTCAATCGGTGGGCGGTGGCCGCCGGTTTTCCCCTCTACACCCTGGGACTGCTGTCCGGCTTCGTGTGGGCCAAGCTCACCTGGAACCGCATTTTCTCCTATGATCCCAAAGAAGTGACAGCTATCTGCATCTGGCTGCTCTTCGCCTTCCTGTTCCACCAGCGTCTGGTGCTGGGCTGGCAGGGGCGCAAGCCCGCCCGTATGGCCATCTGGCTGTTCGGTCTTACCCTTGTGTCCATGCTGGTCATCAATTTCTTCATGCCCACTCACCACAGCTTTGCGCGATATATCGATGGAGCAGCAGATTTACCTGTTTGGCCTCAACCATAA
- the hemA gene encoding glutamyl-tRNA reductase: MEQQIYLFGLNHKTAGVEVREAFALGERPKLGELLVGGEARVREALVLSTCNRVEVLVVDPVGRDPKAAVLAAWAGQCGQDPALLAPHLYAHQGMAAVDHLFCVASGLDSLVLGEPQILGQLKAAYRHAVAGRTAGVIINRLCHKAFSVAKKVRTATGIGASAVSISYAAVELAKRIFGEMAGKKAMLVGAGEMAELAAMHLLTSGVSEILVANRTYARAEELAGRFKGRAVAFEEFVSRLHEVDIVISSTGAPHVVIRAKDVRAVLKARRHKPMFFIDIAVPRDIDPDINSLDNVYLYDIDDLQEVVEENLAQRREEAARARDIIGLQVERFGEWVKSLDVKPTIVDLLDVGASLARQELQKTLRRLGPEVPEETRAALETMALSISRKMLHEPIAFLKRRAKEEHGERFVDLTRRMYNLDREKVPTDAHADRKPPNFAETSDDFDVTDASE, translated from the coding sequence ATGGAGCAGCAGATTTACCTGTTTGGCCTCAACCATAAGACCGCCGGAGTGGAGGTTCGGGAAGCGTTCGCCTTGGGCGAGCGGCCGAAACTCGGCGAGCTTTTGGTTGGAGGCGAGGCCCGCGTGCGCGAGGCATTGGTGCTTTCCACCTGCAACCGGGTGGAAGTGCTGGTGGTCGACCCCGTGGGGCGCGATCCCAAGGCGGCGGTGTTGGCGGCCTGGGCCGGCCAGTGCGGCCAGGACCCGGCCCTTTTGGCCCCGCATCTGTATGCCCACCAGGGCATGGCCGCCGTGGACCACCTGTTTTGCGTGGCCTCGGGGCTTGACTCCCTGGTGCTTGGCGAACCGCAAATACTCGGGCAGCTCAAGGCCGCCTACCGCCACGCCGTGGCCGGCCGCACCGCTGGCGTCATCATCAACCGGCTGTGCCACAAGGCTTTTTCCGTGGCCAAAAAGGTGCGCACGGCCACCGGCATCGGGGCCAGCGCCGTGTCCATCAGCTACGCGGCCGTGGAACTGGCCAAGCGCATCTTCGGCGAGATGGCCGGCAAGAAGGCCATGCTGGTCGGGGCCGGCGAAATGGCGGAGCTGGCCGCCATGCATCTGCTCACCTCCGGGGTGTCGGAGATTTTGGTGGCCAACCGCACCTATGCCCGGGCCGAGGAACTGGCCGGACGCTTCAAGGGCCGGGCCGTGGCCTTTGAGGAGTTCGTTTCGCGCCTGCACGAAGTGGACATCGTCATCAGCTCGACAGGCGCGCCCCATGTGGTCATAAGGGCCAAGGACGTGCGGGCCGTGCTCAAGGCCAGACGCCACAAACCGATGTTTTTTATCGATATCGCGGTGCCTCGCGACATCGATCCGGACATCAACAGCCTGGACAACGTCTATCTGTACGACATCGACGACCTGCAGGAAGTGGTGGAGGAAAACCTGGCCCAGCGCCGGGAGGAGGCCGCCCGGGCGAGGGACATCATCGGCCTTCAGGTGGAGCGTTTCGGCGAATGGGTGAAGTCGCTGGACGTGAAACCCACCATCGTGGACCTGCTGGACGTCGGCGCCTCCCTGGCCCGCCAGGAGCTGCAAAAGACCTTGCGGCGACTGGGGCCGGAGGTTCCCGAGGAAACCCGGGCGGCCCTGGAAACCATGGCCCTGTCCATCAGCCGCAAAATGCTCCACGAACCCATCGCCTTTCTCAAGCGGCGGGCCAAGGAGGAGCACGGCGAGCGGTTCGTGGACCTCACCCGGCGCATGTACAATCTGGACCGCGAGAAAGTCCCAACGGACGCGCACGCGGACCGCAAACCGCCGAATTTCGCGGAGACGTCCGACGATTTCGACGTGACCGATGCAAGCGAGTAA
- the tilS gene encoding tRNA lysidine(34) synthetase TilS: protein MPTPPWDNILQPSHELPGLSALPYRLARLCLGMASFVTGPCGHEPAGATWIVACSGGPDSVALLAMAAILRERLGLAGLMAAHLDHGLRPESGAEAEAVGALCRTIGLPCLTARADVAELARERRTGIEDAGRQARQTFFADCLAGRDNAWVLTGHQLNDLAEDQLMRLARGAGWPALGGMAALDPARRLLRPLLLTPRSALTAFTAALGLPTMDDPSNADPAYLRNRVRHGLLPLVLAENPRALDAAARLWRQARLDAAYFDEILPVPVSDEGGAVRLPRTLLSGLHPALRARLYARALDALGPGQALAEGLAALEAAYARRDTGRVFQFPGGKTVRVGREGLVFGRDALSGPPRQNRKRH, encoded by the coding sequence ATGCCGACGCCCCCTTGGGACAATATCCTCCAGCCCAGCCACGAACTGCCGGGCTTAAGCGCCCTGCCCTACCGTCTGGCCCGGCTGTGCCTGGGCATGGCGTCCTTCGTCACCGGCCCGTGCGGCCACGAGCCGGCCGGGGCGACCTGGATCGTGGCCTGCTCCGGCGGCCCGGATTCCGTGGCCCTGCTGGCCATGGCCGCCATCTTGCGGGAACGCCTGGGTCTGGCCGGACTTATGGCCGCCCACCTCGACCATGGGCTGCGGCCCGAATCCGGGGCCGAGGCCGAGGCCGTGGGGGCGCTTTGCCGCACAATCGGCCTGCCCTGCCTGACGGCCCGGGCCGATGTGGCCGAGCTGGCCCGGGAGCGCCGCACCGGCATCGAGGATGCCGGCCGACAGGCCCGGCAAACCTTTTTCGCCGACTGTCTGGCCGGCCGGGACAACGCCTGGGTGCTCACCGGCCATCAGCTCAACGACCTGGCCGAGGACCAGCTCATGCGCCTGGCGCGCGGCGCGGGCTGGCCGGCCCTAGGCGGCATGGCGGCCCTGGACCCGGCCCGCCGGCTGCTGCGGCCGCTGCTGCTCACCCCCCGAAGCGCGCTCACGGCATTCACGGCCGCCCTGGGTCTGCCGACCATGGACGACCCGTCCAACGCCGATCCGGCCTACCTTCGCAACCGGGTACGCCATGGCCTGCTGCCCCTGGTGCTGGCGGAAAATCCTCGTGCCCTGGACGCGGCCGCCCGGCTGTGGCGGCAAGCCCGCCTGGACGCCGCCTATTTCGACGAAATCCTGCCCGTGCCCGTCTCGGACGAGGGCGGCGCGGTCCGGCTGCCCCGCACGCTCCTTTCAGGCCTGCATCCGGCCCTGCGGGCACGTCTGTACGCCCGCGCCCTGGACGCCCTGGGGCCGGGCCAAGCCCTGGCCGAGGGTCTGGCCGCCCTGGAAGCAGCTTACGCGCGGCGCGACACCGGCCGCGTGTTCCAGTTTCCAGGCGGCAAAACGGTCCGGGTGGGCCGGGAGGGGCTGGTCTTTGGCCGGGACGCGCTGTCCGGTCCGCCCCGCCAAAACCGGAAACGGCATTGA
- a CDS encoding adenylate kinase has protein sequence MNILTFGPNGSGKGTQGSLVKKKYNLAHIESGAIFREHIGGGTELGMKAKGYIDKGELVPDEITIPMILETLKAKGGNGWLLDGFPRNMVQAEKLWEALQKEGMKLDYVIEILLDRQIAKDRIMGRRLCVNDPNHPNNIFIDAIKPNGDKCRVCGGDLKTRSDDQDEDAINKRHDIYYDTNTGTLAAAYFYKKLAGEGKTKYIELEGAGSIDSIKETLLSQLD, from the coding sequence GTGAATATTCTCACTTTTGGTCCCAACGGCAGCGGCAAGGGCACCCAGGGTTCCCTGGTGAAAAAGAAGTACAACCTGGCCCACATCGAGTCCGGGGCTATCTTCCGCGAGCACATCGGCGGCGGCACCGAACTCGGCATGAAAGCCAAGGGCTACATCGACAAGGGCGAGCTGGTCCCCGACGAGATCACCATCCCCATGATCCTGGAGACCCTCAAGGCCAAGGGCGGCAATGGCTGGCTGCTCGACGGCTTCCCCCGCAACATGGTCCAGGCCGAGAAGCTGTGGGAAGCCCTGCAGAAGGAAGGCATGAAGCTCGATTACGTCATCGAGATCCTGCTTGACCGCCAGATCGCCAAGGATCGCATCATGGGCCGTCGCCTGTGCGTCAATGATCCCAACCATCCCAACAACATCTTCATCGACGCCATCAAGCCCAACGGCGACAAGTGCCGGGTGTGCGGCGGCGACCTCAAGACCCGTTCCGACGACCAGGACGAGGACGCCATCAACAAGCGCCATGACATCTACTACGACACCAACACCGGCACCCTGGCCGCCGCCTACTTCTACAAGAAGCTGGCCGGCGAAGGGAAGACCAAGTACATCGAACTCGAAGGCGCCGGCTCCATCGATTCCATCAAGGAAACGCTGCTGTCCCAGCTCGACTAG
- a CDS encoding menaquinone biosynthesis protein, protein MADDPLRLGRIAYLNVWPLYQALMPAFPEGGDIAYVSGHPSELNAALAAGTIDAAPASAFAYLARPEAFTLLPDLCIRAATGPIQSVLLFSPVPLAELPDYLARTGGEVQLSGASASSNALLRVLWRFAWRFPEPRFAVAAPGTGIDRPMPFVEIGDLALSKYVSPPSGWHVTDLGQAWLDFAGTPFVFALWIVREGLAGRPLTTLDAVRRFLCETNKALPERLPELVTAPGLPDWISPAALLDYFRVVNYDFDVAAAASLVLFAHHCRELGLIPAVPALRYAL, encoded by the coding sequence ATGGCAGACGATCCCTTGCGACTTGGCCGCATCGCCTACCTCAATGTCTGGCCGCTGTACCAGGCCCTCATGCCGGCCTTTCCCGAGGGCGGCGACATTGCCTACGTGTCCGGCCATCCCTCCGAGCTCAACGCCGCCCTGGCCGCCGGGACCATCGACGCCGCCCCGGCCTCGGCCTTCGCCTATCTGGCCCGGCCTGAGGCTTTCACGCTGCTGCCGGATCTGTGCATCCGGGCGGCCACCGGCCCCATCCAGAGCGTGCTCCTGTTCTCCCCTGTGCCCCTGGCCGAGCTGCCCGACTATCTGGCCCGCACCGGCGGCGAGGTGCAGCTCTCCGGGGCCTCGGCCAGCTCCAATGCGCTTTTGCGCGTCCTGTGGCGCTTCGCCTGGCGTTTCCCCGAACCGCGTTTCGCCGTGGCCGCCCCGGGCACGGGCATCGACCGGCCCATGCCGTTCGTGGAGATCGGCGATCTGGCCCTGTCCAAGTACGTGTCCCCGCCCTCGGGCTGGCACGTCACGGACCTGGGCCAGGCCTGGCTTGATTTCGCCGGCACACCCTTCGTTTTTGCCCTGTGGATCGTGCGGGAAGGCCTTGCCGGCCGCCCCCTGACCACCCTTGACGCGGTGCGGCGATTCCTGTGCGAAACAAACAAGGCGCTGCCCGAGCGCCTGCCCGAACTTGTCACCGCCCCGGGCCTGCCCGACTGGATCAGCCCGGCTGCGCTGCTCGACTACTTCCGGGTGGTCAACTACGACTTCGACGTGGCCGCGGCGGCGAGCCTGGTGCTTTTCGCCCACCACTGCCGGGAGCTTGGCCTCATTCCCGCCGTGCCGGCCCTGCGCTACGCCCTGTAA
- a CDS encoding RrF2 family transcriptional regulator encodes MQLTTRSRYGLRMLLDIALHGDEGPVRIQDIAKRRGISVKYLEQLIRALKKAGFINSKRGPKGGHVLATPAEAIRVGDVVRALESRPELTECVGNPEVCMISTDCVTRQIWARATESIFRELDAIHLSDLLVQARRSEILGLPCC; translated from the coding sequence ATGCAACTCACCACGCGAAGCCGCTATGGCTTGCGCATGCTCCTCGACATCGCCCTGCACGGCGACGAGGGGCCGGTCCGCATCCAGGACATCGCCAAGCGGCGCGGCATTTCGGTCAAGTACCTGGAACAGCTGATCCGGGCGCTCAAGAAAGCGGGATTCATCAACAGCAAGCGCGGTCCCAAGGGCGGCCACGTGCTGGCCACGCCGGCCGAGGCCATCCGCGTCGGCGACGTGGTGCGGGCCCTGGAAAGCCGGCCCGAGCTCACCGAGTGCGTGGGCAATCCCGAGGTCTGCATGATCTCCACGGATTGCGTCACCCGCCAGATCTGGGCCCGGGCCACGGAGAGCATCTTCCGCGAGCTCGACGCCATCCACCTCTCCGATCTGCTCGTCCAGGCCCGCCGCTCCGAGATTCTCGGCCTGCCCTGCTGCTGA